From Pseudomonas sp. CCI4.2, one genomic window encodes:
- a CDS encoding acyltransferase, with the protein MKQFQALNSLRGLCALAMVVHHSHVLQSITECPLFKTAHYLVEYFFALSGFVLYQRYAQSLGSTAQLRQFMVTRTCRVYPLHLFMLLVFIGFECLKLILERRGITLNNVSFTGDRAVGEIVPNLLLIQAWWPGFNALSFNYPSWIVSVGYYVCLLFGGVALMLPRQSTKAYGALAVLAVLGLYVGNTPLADNVLRGVSCFFAGGITYRIYTRLRPLRLSLLVGSVLEVMILGLIYLVMTRSETSQDAALAILFCVAVGVFAFEAGAISLLLRGRLLEWLGERWFSIYMTHAAVIFVTTVAVMMSAKLSGLSLMIDLPGTAIRYISTGSALLDNLLIMVELIAVLGVSALTYRYIERPGIALGKRWNTLRGDERLAD; encoded by the coding sequence ATGAAGCAATTTCAAGCATTGAATAGCCTTCGCGGCCTGTGTGCCTTAGCCATGGTCGTTCACCACTCTCATGTGCTGCAAAGCATCACTGAATGCCCGCTGTTCAAGACGGCCCATTACCTCGTCGAGTACTTTTTCGCGCTGAGCGGGTTTGTGTTGTATCAGCGCTATGCCCAGTCGTTGGGTTCGACGGCGCAACTGCGTCAGTTCATGGTCACGCGTACGTGCCGGGTGTATCCGTTGCACCTGTTCATGCTGCTGGTCTTTATAGGCTTCGAGTGTTTGAAGCTGATCCTTGAGCGCCGCGGCATTACCCTCAACAATGTCAGCTTTACCGGCGACCGGGCTGTCGGCGAGATTGTGCCCAACCTGTTGCTGATCCAAGCCTGGTGGCCGGGCTTCAACGCCCTGTCATTCAACTATCCATCGTGGATCGTCAGCGTCGGGTATTACGTATGCCTGCTGTTTGGCGGGGTCGCACTGATGTTGCCGCGACAATCGACCAAGGCCTATGGGGCGCTGGCTGTGCTGGCGGTACTTGGGCTGTATGTCGGCAATACACCGCTGGCGGACAACGTCTTACGCGGTGTGAGCTGTTTCTTTGCGGGGGGCATCACGTATCGGATTTATACCCGATTGCGCCCTCTGCGCTTGAGCCTATTAGTGGGCAGCGTGTTGGAGGTGATGATTCTTGGGCTGATTTACCTCGTCATGACCCGCAGCGAAACATCACAGGACGCCGCGCTGGCGATACTGTTCTGTGTGGCAGTCGGGGTCTTTGCGTTTGAGGCAGGTGCGATATCGTTACTGCTGCGCGGGCGTCTATTGGAGTGGCTTGGAGAGCGCTGGTTTTCGATCTACATGACCCACGCTGCAGTGATTTTCGTGACCACTGTCGCTGTGATGATGAGCGCTAAGCTCTCCGGTTTGTCGCTGATGATTGATCTACCGGGCACAGCGATACGTTACATCAGCACCGGCAGCGCGCTGCTGGATAACCTGCTGATCATGGTTGAGTTGATTGCGGTGCTGGGTGTATCAGCGCTGACCTACCGGTACATCGAACGGCCCGGCATAGCGCTGGGCAAGCGATGGAATACGTTGCGTGGCGATGAAAGGCTTGCCGACTGA
- a CDS encoding IclR family transcriptional regulator, translating to MPHDSIATANNGAVKDKDAAPTGTQTLLRGLGVVQAVASGARDLKEIARIIGTTRSTTHRLVSCLVDERYLRVMPHVGYLLGPKLIELGFQAREEVPLAILARPYLDELSSLTGDTVHLAIREGDDVLYLHKNPGRNGPEMRSRVGHRMPLARTGIGKALMIDCVPEEWRRLYHISLPVDGKATLWPQHREQSWEQFQQRMQEYVAGGYAFDLEDNEPSIRCVAAPVRDASNVIVAGISIASTLPYMPLEKMAELIPLIKDAAARLSAELGARP from the coding sequence ATGCCACACGACTCAATCGCCACGGCGAACAACGGCGCGGTCAAAGACAAGGACGCGGCACCCACCGGGACCCAAACACTGTTGCGCGGTCTTGGCGTGGTCCAGGCAGTCGCTAGCGGTGCCCGCGACCTCAAGGAGATCGCGCGCATCATCGGTACCACGCGCAGCACCACCCACAGGCTGGTCAGTTGCCTGGTGGACGAGCGTTATCTGCGCGTAATGCCCCACGTGGGTTATTTGTTGGGCCCCAAGCTGATCGAGTTGGGTTTTCAGGCCCGCGAAGAAGTGCCGCTGGCGATATTGGCGCGTCCGTACCTGGACGAACTGTCCTCGCTGACCGGTGACACCGTGCATCTGGCGATTCGTGAAGGCGATGACGTGCTGTACCTGCACAAAAATCCCGGCCGCAATGGACCGGAAATGCGTTCGCGGGTAGGCCATCGCATGCCGTTGGCGCGCACCGGGATTGGTAAAGCGCTGATGATTGATTGTGTGCCGGAGGAATGGCGTCGCTTGTACCACATCAGCCTGCCGGTCGATGGCAAAGCGACGTTGTGGCCGCAGCACCGAGAGCAGTCGTGGGAGCAGTTTCAGCAGCGGATGCAGGAGTATGTGGCGGGGGGCTATGCGTTTGATCTGGAAGACAACGAACCGTCGATTCGCTGTGTGGCAGCGCCGGTGCGTGACGCCAGCAACGTGATTGTCGCCGGCATCAGCATCGCCAGTACCTTGCCCTATATGCCCTTGGAGAAAATGGCCGAGTTGATTCCGCTGATCAAAGACGCCGCAGCGCGACTCTCGGCCGAGTTAGGGGCAAGGCCCTGA
- a CDS encoding AraC family transcriptional regulator: MFLTRHLEANATLVSLLQPLALRTGLVSTLLPEVNIWSADRNVARCPQIYEPSLVIIAQGSKIAYLGDRTLEYGAGHYLIQALPVPFEYETYASPEAPLLGVSIDIDRIVLGELVLAMGLMPGSNAQVQTPESMTSVALDTEMRESVERLLRCLHDPLECRIMGRARLREVLYAALRGPQAGVLRALVEQHGQFARVAASLTHLHTHFAEPLSVDTLARCANMSASTFHEHFKRSTLLSPVQYLKRLRLLKAQQILVAEGLGVAQVAMRVGYQSTSQFSREYKRYFERNPGEEGVGVRF, from the coding sequence ATGTTCTTGACGCGTCACCTCGAAGCTAACGCCACGCTGGTTTCCCTGCTACAGCCGCTCGCCCTGCGTACCGGCCTGGTGTCGACGTTATTGCCTGAGGTAAACATCTGGTCTGCAGACCGAAATGTCGCACGCTGCCCGCAGATCTACGAGCCTAGTCTGGTCATCATCGCCCAAGGCAGCAAAATCGCGTATTTGGGGGATCGAACCCTGGAATATGGTGCTGGCCATTACTTGATTCAGGCGTTGCCGGTGCCCTTCGAGTATGAAACCTACGCCTCGCCGGAGGCGCCTTTGCTGGGCGTCTCCATCGACATCGATCGGATAGTGCTGGGCGAGTTGGTATTGGCCATGGGGTTGATGCCGGGTTCTAACGCTCAAGTACAAACCCCGGAGTCCATGACGTCGGTGGCGCTGGATACGGAAATGCGCGAGAGCGTTGAACGGTTATTGCGCTGTCTGCATGACCCATTGGAATGCCGGATCATGGGCCGCGCGCGGCTGCGGGAAGTGTTGTATGCCGCGTTGCGTGGACCGCAAGCGGGCGTGTTGCGCGCCTTGGTCGAGCAACACGGGCAATTTGCCCGGGTGGCGGCTTCGTTGACTCACCTGCACACGCACTTTGCTGAGCCGCTCAGCGTTGACACCTTGGCTCGCTGCGCAAACATGAGCGCCTCGACCTTTCATGAGCATTTCAAACGCAGCACGTTGCTGTCGCCGGTTCAGTATTTGAAACGTTTGCGGCTGCTAAAGGCGCAACAGATTTTGGTCGCCGAAGGCCTTGGAGTGGCGCAAGTGGCGATGCGGGTCGGCTATCAAAGCACCTCGCAATTCAGCCGCGAATATAAGCGCTACTTTGAGCGAAACCCTGGGGAGGAGGGGGTTGGCGTGCGGTTTTAA
- a CDS encoding 2-dehydro-3-deoxygalactonokinase, translating to MQAHLIALDWGTTSLRAYRLGEHGQVLDQRFLSAGIMQLPTTPRLIAGVMCANGFELAFDEACGDWLDAQPGTPVIACGMVGSAQGWREAVYRETPADVAGLSAALQTVRSARGVDVHIVPGVLQRSALPNVMRGEETQVLGILASLPIQAPEQSILIGLPGSHSKWVQVADGCIVHFDTFMTGEVYAALSTHTILGRTMRISETFDGAAFDRGVEVALSDDGAAGPLSTIFSCRTLGLTGELSADAQPDYLSGLLIGHELVALAALQRRRHALDTRLPPIILIGNAQLCARYSRALAACGFAQVTLAEQATERGLWQLAVQANLLKPTFSEV from the coding sequence ATGCAGGCGCATTTGATCGCGCTCGACTGGGGAACAACCTCCCTTCGTGCTTATCGACTTGGCGAACACGGCCAAGTGCTGGACCAGCGCTTCCTGAGCGCAGGCATCATGCAACTGCCCACCACGCCGCGACTGATCGCGGGCGTGATGTGTGCCAATGGATTTGAACTGGCGTTCGACGAGGCCTGTGGTGACTGGCTCGACGCACAGCCGGGAACACCGGTTATCGCCTGCGGCATGGTTGGTAGCGCGCAAGGCTGGCGCGAAGCGGTGTACCGCGAAACGCCAGCGGATGTCGCCGGTCTCAGCGCTGCGTTGCAAACCGTGCGCAGTGCGCGCGGAGTTGACGTCCACATCGTCCCCGGTGTGTTGCAGCGATCGGCGTTGCCCAATGTAATGCGCGGCGAAGAAACCCAAGTGCTGGGTATTCTCGCCAGTTTGCCCATCCAAGCCCCAGAGCAATCAATCTTGATCGGCCTACCGGGCAGCCATTCGAAATGGGTCCAGGTGGCTGACGGTTGCATCGTGCACTTCGATACGTTCATGACCGGCGAGGTGTATGCAGCGCTCAGCACCCACACCATCCTGGGTCGCACCATGCGTATCAGCGAAACCTTCGACGGCGCCGCATTTGATCGAGGCGTCGAGGTTGCTCTGTCAGACGATGGCGCTGCCGGGCCGCTGTCGACCATCTTCAGTTGCCGGACCTTGGGCTTGACCGGTGAGCTGAGTGCTGATGCCCAGCCTGATTACCTGTCGGGGCTGTTGATCGGTCACGAATTGGTCGCGTTGGCCGCCTTACAGCGACGACGCCACGCTTTAGATACACGGCTTCCCCCCATCATCCTGATCGGCAATGCCCAGCTCTGCGCGCGCTATTCTCGTGCGCTGGCTGCCTGCGGTTTCGCTCAGGTGACCTTGGCCGAACAGGCCACCGAACGCGGTTTGTGGCAGTTGGCGGTGCAGGCCAACTTGCTCAAACCCACTTTTTCAGAGGTCTGA
- a CDS encoding NAD(P)-dependent alcohol dehydrogenase, producing the protein MFKAIGYAAQSATAPLAPMTFERRTPRADDVALEVLFCGVCHSDIHQARNEWGFASYPLMPGHEIVGKVTSVGADVSKYKVGDIVGVGCLVDSCRTCEACEANLEQYCLDGPTQTYASRDRVDGTLTMGGYSNAMVVSERFVVRIPEKLDLASAAPILCAGITTYSPLKHFGVKPGDKVGVLGMGGLGHMGIKFAKAMGAEVTLFTRSEAKAEEGRRQGADHVIVSTNENQMKDAAGRFNFLLDTIPVQHDLNPYLQTLRFDGVHILVGLIEPIDPPVHGFNLVAKRRVIAGSMIGGLAETQEVLDFCAEHGITCDIEMLDIKNINEAFERVVKGDVKYRFVIDMKTLKA; encoded by the coding sequence ATGTTCAAAGCCATTGGTTACGCCGCTCAATCAGCGACCGCACCCCTAGCCCCCATGACGTTCGAACGCCGCACTCCACGCGCCGATGACGTGGCCCTTGAGGTCCTGTTCTGCGGCGTGTGCCACTCCGACATTCACCAGGCACGCAACGAATGGGGCTTCGCCAGCTACCCATTGATGCCCGGCCATGAAATTGTCGGCAAAGTCACCTCAGTCGGCGCAGACGTCAGCAAATACAAAGTCGGCGACATCGTCGGCGTTGGTTGCCTGGTCGACTCTTGCCGCACCTGCGAAGCCTGTGAAGCCAATCTTGAGCAATATTGCCTCGACGGCCCGACTCAGACTTACGCTTCCCGCGACCGCGTTGATGGCACCCTGACCATGGGCGGCTATTCAAACGCCATGGTAGTCAGCGAGCGTTTCGTAGTGCGTATTCCAGAGAAACTGGACTTGGCCAGCGCTGCACCAATCCTGTGTGCCGGTATCACCACCTACTCGCCGCTGAAGCATTTCGGTGTCAAGCCGGGCGACAAGGTTGGCGTACTCGGCATGGGCGGTCTGGGCCACATGGGCATCAAGTTCGCCAAGGCCATGGGCGCTGAAGTCACCCTGTTCACCCGTTCCGAAGCCAAGGCTGAAGAAGGCCGTCGTCAAGGCGCGGACCACGTGATCGTTTCCACCAATGAGAACCAGATGAAGGACGCCGCTGGGCGTTTCAACTTTTTGCTGGACACCATTCCGGTGCAACACGACCTCAACCCGTACCTGCAAACCCTGCGTTTCGACGGCGTGCATATCCTGGTGGGCTTGATCGAACCGATTGATCCGCCTGTGCACGGCTTCAACTTGGTGGCCAAACGTCGCGTCATCGCAGGTTCAATGATCGGCGGCTTGGCGGAAACTCAGGAAGTGCTGGATTTCTGCGCGGAACACGGCATCACTTGCGACATCGAAATGCTCGACATCAAGAACATCAACGAAGCCTTTGAGCGCGTCGTCAAAGGCGACGTGAAGTACCGCTTCGTGATCGACATGAAAACGTTGAAAGCCTGA
- a CDS encoding 2-dehydro-3-deoxy-6-phosphogalactonate aldolase, producing the protein MLKQALVKNGLIAILRGLRPDEAAAIGAVLYKAGFRVIEVPLNSPQPYDSIRILRQSLPADCLIGAGTVLTPEQVALVKEAGGQVIVMPHSDPKVLRAAKAAGLFLSPGVATPTEAFAALAEGADVLKLFPAEQMGPAVVKAFLAVLPKGTALIPVGGITPDNMQVFIDAGVSGFGLGSGLFTPGMSAADVEERAKAYVSAWNELH; encoded by the coding sequence ATGCTCAAACAAGCATTGGTTAAAAACGGCTTGATAGCCATTCTTCGTGGCTTGCGCCCAGACGAAGCCGCCGCCATTGGTGCGGTGTTGTACAAGGCCGGCTTTCGGGTCATCGAGGTGCCGCTCAACTCGCCGCAACCCTACGACAGCATCCGAATTCTGCGTCAGTCGTTGCCTGCTGATTGCCTGATCGGTGCCGGCACGGTGTTGACCCCGGAGCAAGTGGCGTTGGTCAAAGAAGCGGGCGGACAGGTTATCGTCATGCCCCACAGCGACCCCAAGGTATTGCGCGCGGCTAAAGCTGCGGGTTTGTTCCTGTCGCCGGGTGTCGCAACACCGACCGAAGCGTTTGCGGCGCTGGCTGAAGGCGCTGATGTGCTGAAGCTGTTCCCGGCCGAGCAAATGGGCCCGGCCGTGGTCAAGGCGTTTCTTGCGGTACTGCCCAAGGGCACCGCGTTAATTCCGGTGGGTGGCATCACGCCGGACAACATGCAGGTGTTCATCGACGCCGGTGTGTCGGGCTTTGGTTTGGGTTCCGGGTTGTTCACACCCGGCATGAGCGCTGCCGATGTCGAGGAGCGGGCCAAGGCCTACGTGTCGGCCTGGAACGAATTGCATTGA
- the dgoD gene encoding galactonate dehydratase has product MKIIKLTTYIVPPRWLFLKIETDEGVTGWGEPVVEGRAHTVAAAVEELSDYLIGKDPRNIEDIWTVLYRGGFYRGGAIHMSALAGIDQALWDIKGKALGVSVSDLLGGQVRDKIRVYSWIGGDRPAETAKAAKDAVERGFTAVKMNGTEELQFLDSFEKVELALANVAAVREAVGPNVGIGVDFHGRVHKPMAKVLMKELDQFKLMFIEEPVLSENYEALKELAPLTSTPIALGERLFSRWDFKRILSEGYVDIIQPDASHAGGITETRKIANMAEAYDVALALHCPLGPIALAACLQLDAVCYNAFIQEQSLGIHYNESNDLLDYIKNPEVFDYDKGMVKIPNGPGLGIEINEEYVIERAAIGHRWRNPIWRHADGSFAEW; this is encoded by the coding sequence ATGAAAATCATCAAACTTACGACGTACATCGTCCCGCCGCGCTGGCTGTTTCTCAAGATAGAAACCGACGAAGGCGTCACCGGTTGGGGCGAGCCGGTGGTCGAAGGTCGTGCACACACGGTGGCCGCAGCGGTAGAAGAATTGTCTGATTACTTGATCGGCAAAGACCCACGCAACATTGAAGACATCTGGACGGTGCTCTATCGCGGCGGCTTCTACCGGGGTGGCGCGATTCACATGAGCGCGCTGGCGGGTATCGATCAAGCGCTGTGGGACATCAAGGGCAAGGCGCTGGGCGTTTCGGTCAGCGACTTGCTGGGCGGCCAGGTGCGCGACAAGATTCGCGTGTATTCATGGATCGGCGGCGATCGACCTGCAGAAACCGCGAAGGCGGCCAAAGATGCGGTGGAGCGCGGTTTTACTGCGGTGAAGATGAACGGCACCGAAGAGCTGCAATTTCTAGATTCCTTTGAAAAAGTTGAGCTGGCGCTCGCCAATGTCGCCGCTGTGCGCGAAGCCGTCGGGCCTAACGTCGGCATTGGCGTTGACTTCCACGGCCGGGTCCACAAGCCCATGGCCAAGGTTCTGATGAAAGAGCTGGATCAGTTCAAGCTGATGTTCATCGAAGAACCGGTGCTCAGCGAGAACTATGAAGCGCTCAAGGAATTGGCGCCGCTGACCAGCACCCCGATTGCCCTGGGTGAGCGGTTGTTCTCGCGTTGGGATTTCAAGCGGATCTTGAGTGAGGGTTATGTCGACATCATTCAACCGGATGCGTCCCACGCGGGCGGTATCACCGAAACCCGCAAAATTGCCAACATGGCCGAAGCCTACGACGTTGCGCTGGCGTTGCACTGCCCGTTGGGGCCGATTGCTCTGGCGGCGTGTTTGCAGCTGGACGCGGTCTGTTACAACGCGTTCATTCAGGAGCAAAGCCTGGGCATCCACTACAACGAAAGCAACGACCTGCTGGACTACATCAAAAATCCCGAAGTGTTCGATTACGACAAAGGCATGGTGAAGATCCCTAACGGCCCGGGGTTGGGCATTGAAATCAACGAGGAATACGTCATTGAACGCGCGGCCATCGGCCACCGCTGGCGCAACCCGATCTGGCGCCACGCCGATGGCAGTTTTGCTGAGTGGTAG
- a CDS encoding MFS transporter translates to MQPQAFAGKASLVTPSRKRFFIMVLLFITVVINYLDRSNLSIAAPALTTELGIDPIHVGLIFSAFGWTYAAMQLPGGWLVDRVPPRILYTAALLLWSLATVLLGFAASFIALFFLRLAVGAMEAPAYPINSRVVTTWFPERERATAIGFYTSGQFVGLAFLTPVLAWLQAQFGWQMVFVSTGVVGVIWALIWFAVYREPRDFRGINEAEIELIRDGGGLVDIQATTEKEKRRFSWLDLRIVLSKRKLWGIYLGQFCLNSTLWFFLTWFPTYLVKYRGMDFIKSGLLASLPFLAAFVGVLCSGFFSDWLIRRGNSVGFARKLPIIGGLLISTSIIGANYVESTPLVIAFLALAFFGNGLASITWSLVSTLAPARLLGLTGGTFNFIGNLSAITTPIVIGFLATGDSFAPAITYVAVLALVGALSYILLVGKVERIEL, encoded by the coding sequence ATGCAACCTCAAGCCTTCGCGGGTAAGGCGTCGCTTGTAACGCCCAGCCGTAAGCGTTTCTTCATCATGGTGCTGCTGTTCATCACCGTGGTGATCAATTATCTCGACCGCAGCAACCTGTCGATTGCCGCTCCGGCCTTGACCACTGAGTTGGGCATCGATCCGATTCACGTCGGCCTGATTTTCTCCGCTTTCGGTTGGACTTACGCCGCCATGCAACTCCCCGGGGGTTGGCTGGTTGACCGCGTACCACCGCGGATTCTGTACACGGCCGCGCTGCTGTTGTGGTCACTGGCCACTGTCCTGCTGGGATTCGCCGCCAGCTTTATTGCGCTGTTCTTCCTGCGCTTGGCAGTCGGGGCGATGGAAGCCCCTGCGTACCCCATCAACAGTCGCGTCGTCACCACCTGGTTTCCAGAGCGTGAACGGGCAACTGCCATTGGCTTTTACACCTCTGGCCAATTCGTCGGCCTGGCCTTTCTAACCCCGGTATTGGCGTGGCTGCAAGCGCAATTCGGCTGGCAAATGGTCTTCGTCAGTACGGGTGTAGTTGGTGTGATTTGGGCGCTGATTTGGTTTGCGGTGTATCGCGAGCCGCGTGACTTCAGGGGCATCAATGAGGCGGAAATCGAGCTGATCCGCGACGGTGGAGGGTTGGTGGATATCCAGGCCACTACCGAGAAAGAGAAACGCCGTTTCAGTTGGTTGGACCTGAGGATCGTACTGAGCAAACGCAAGCTATGGGGTATTTACCTGGGCCAGTTTTGCTTGAACTCCACGCTGTGGTTTTTCCTGACGTGGTTTCCCACCTACCTGGTGAAATACCGTGGCATGGACTTTATCAAGTCCGGGCTGTTGGCATCGCTGCCGTTTCTCGCCGCGTTCGTGGGGGTGCTGTGCTCGGGGTTCTTTTCCGATTGGCTGATTCGCCGGGGCAACAGTGTGGGTTTCGCCCGCAAGCTGCCGATCATCGGTGGGTTGCTGATTTCCACTTCGATCATCGGCGCTAACTACGTTGAATCGACACCGTTGGTGATTGCCTTTCTCGCCTTGGCGTTTTTCGGTAATGGCTTGGCGTCCATCACCTGGTCACTGGTGTCCACCTTGGCCCCGGCGCGGTTGCTCGGTTTAACCGGCGGCACCTTCAACTTCATCGGTAATTTGTCGGCCATTACCACGCCGATTGTGATCGGCTTCTTGGCAACCGGCGATTCCTTCGCACCGGCCATCACCTACGTCGCGGTGCTGGCTTTGGTCGGCGCGCTGTCCTACATCTTGCTGGTGGGCAAGGTCGAGCGCATCGAGTTGTAA
- a CDS encoding electron transfer flavoprotein subunit beta/FixA family protein — MKVLVAVKRVVDYNVKVRVKADNSGVDLANVKMSMNPFCEIAVEEAVRLKEKGVVTEIVVVSVGPTTAQEQLRTALALGADRAILVECAEELNSLAVAKLLKAVVDKEQPQLVILGKQAIDSDNNQTGQMLAALSGYAQGTFASKIEVSGDKVSVTREVDAGLQTVSLSLPAIVTTDLRLNEPRYASLPNIMKAKKKPLEVLTPDALGVSTASTTKTLKVEAPATRSAGIKVKSVAELVEKLKNEAKVI; from the coding sequence ATGAAGGTTCTTGTAGCTGTCAAACGAGTGGTCGACTACAACGTCAAGGTTCGCGTCAAAGCGGACAACTCCGGCGTCGACCTCGCTAACGTCAAAATGTCGATGAATCCCTTCTGCGAAATCGCTGTGGAAGAAGCCGTACGCCTGAAAGAAAAAGGCGTCGTCACCGAGATCGTCGTCGTTTCTGTCGGTCCGACCACGGCTCAGGAGCAACTGCGTACTGCACTGGCTCTGGGGGCTGATCGCGCCATTCTGGTTGAGTGCGCCGAAGAGTTGAATTCGCTGGCCGTGGCCAAGCTGCTCAAGGCAGTAGTCGACAAAGAACAACCGCAGCTGGTGATCCTGGGTAAACAGGCCATCGACAGCGACAACAACCAGACCGGTCAGATGCTGGCTGCCTTGAGCGGATACGCCCAAGGTACCTTCGCTTCTAAAATCGAAGTGTCTGGGGACAAAGTCAGCGTCACTCGCGAAGTGGATGCCGGCTTGCAAACTGTTTCCCTGAGCCTTCCAGCGATCGTGACCACAGACTTGCGTCTGAACGAGCCACGTTACGCGTCCTTGCCAAACATCATGAAAGCCAAGAAGAAGCCGCTTGAAGTGCTGACTCCTGACGCTTTGGGCGTATCTACCGCCTCCACGACCAAAACCCTGAAAGTTGAAGCGCCGGCCACTCGCAGCGCAGGCATCAAGGTCAAGTCCGTGGCTGAACTGGTTGAGAAACTGAAAAACGAAGCGAAGGTAATCTAA
- a CDS encoding electron transfer flavoprotein-ubiquinone oxidoreductase — protein sequence MEREYMEFDVVIVGAGPAGLSAACRLKQKAAEAGKEISVCVVEKGSEVGAHILSGAVFEPRALTELFPNWKELGAPLNTPVKRDDIFVLRTADTATKVPNFLVPKTMHNEGNYIISLGNLCRWLAQQAENLGVEIYPGFAAQEALIDDKGAVTGILTGDLGVDREGHPKDSFTPGMELRGKYTLFAEGCRGHIGKQLLKRFNLDVEADTQHYGIGLKEIWEVDPAKHEQGLVVHTAGWPLDVMSSENTGGSFLYHLENNQVVVGLIVDLSYSNAFLSPFDEFQRLKHHPVISQYLEGGKRISYGARAICKGGLNSLPKMVFPGGALIGCELGTLNFAKIKGSHTAMKSGMLAADAVADALFAGNEGGDELTTYVDAFKASWLYEELFASRNFGPALHKFGPIMGGAFNFVDQNLFGGKIPFTLHDTKPDYACMKLAADSTKISYPKPDGKLSFDKLSSVFLSSTNHEEEQPCHLKLTDPSIPISINLPLYDEPAQRYCPAGVYEVITKEDGEKRFQINAQNCVHCKTCDIKDPSQNITWVAPEGSGGPTYPNM from the coding sequence GTGGAACGCGAATACATGGAATTCGACGTCGTCATCGTCGGCGCCGGCCCCGCGGGCCTTTCCGCCGCTTGCCGCCTGAAACAAAAGGCTGCCGAAGCCGGAAAGGAAATCAGCGTCTGCGTGGTTGAAAAAGGCTCCGAAGTGGGCGCTCACATTTTGTCCGGCGCGGTGTTCGAGCCTCGCGCGCTCACCGAATTGTTCCCAAATTGGAAAGAACTGGGCGCGCCGCTGAACACGCCGGTCAAACGCGACGACATTTTCGTGCTTAGAACCGCTGACACCGCGACCAAAGTACCTAACTTCCTTGTGCCTAAAACCATGCACAACGAAGGCAACTACATTATCTCGCTGGGTAACCTTTGCCGCTGGCTGGCTCAGCAGGCCGAAAACCTCGGCGTGGAAATCTACCCTGGCTTTGCTGCCCAGGAAGCACTGATCGACGACAAAGGTGCCGTCACCGGGATTCTTACCGGCGACTTGGGCGTTGACCGTGAAGGCCATCCGAAAGACAGCTTTACCCCCGGCATGGAACTGCGCGGCAAATACACGCTGTTCGCCGAAGGCTGCCGTGGGCACATCGGCAAGCAACTGCTCAAGCGCTTCAACCTGGACGTCGAAGCCGACACCCAGCATTACGGCATCGGCCTGAAAGAGATCTGGGAAGTCGATCCAGCCAAGCACGAACAAGGCCTGGTGGTTCATACCGCCGGCTGGCCGCTGGACGTGATGAGCAGCGAGAACACTGGTGGTTCTTTCCTTTATCACCTGGAAAACAATCAGGTGGTTGTCGGATTGATCGTTGATCTGTCGTACAGCAACGCCTTCTTGTCGCCGTTCGACGAATTTCAGCGCCTCAAGCACCACCCGGTCATCAGCCAATACCTGGAAGGCGGCAAGCGCATCAGTTACGGCGCGCGGGCTATCTGCAAAGGCGGTCTGAATTCCCTGCCGAAGATGGTTTTCCCCGGCGGCGCGCTGATCGGTTGCGAACTGGGCACCCTGAACTTCGCCAAAATCAAAGGCAGCCACACCGCCATGAAGTCCGGCATGCTCGCAGCGGACGCCGTGGCTGACGCGCTGTTCGCTGGCAATGAAGGCGGCGATGAACTGACCACCTACGTTGACGCGTTCAAAGCCAGTTGGCTGTATGAGGAATTATTCGCCAGCCGCAACTTCGGCCCGGCGCTGCACAAGTTCGGCCCGATCATGGGTGGCGCATTCAACTTCGTCGATCAGAACCTGTTTGGCGGCAAAATTCCGTTCACTCTGCACGATACCAAGCCGGATTACGCCTGCATGAAGCTGGCCGCCGACTCGACGAAGATCAGCTATCCAAAGCCGGACGGCAAACTCAGTTTCGACAAACTCAGCTCGGTCTTCCTCTCCAGCACTAACCATGAAGAAGAGCAGCCGTGCCACCTGAAGCTGACCGACCCAAGCATTCCGATCAGCATCAACCTGCCGCTGTATGACGAACCGGCACAGCGTTACTGCCCGGCCGGCGTGTACGAAGTGATCACCAAGGAAGACGGTGAGAAGCGCTTCCAGATCAACGCGCAAAACTGCGTCCACTGTAAAACCTGCGACATCAAAGACCCGTCGCAGAACATCACCTGGGTGGCGCCAGAAGGCAGCGGCGGCCCGACTTACCCGAATATGTAA